Within the Oncorhynchus clarkii lewisi isolate Uvic-CL-2024 chromosome 2, UVic_Ocla_1.0, whole genome shotgun sequence genome, the region TCTCGGATCGTCATTGGCTGTAGTGTGGATTTCTTGGATCATCATTGGTGGTAGTGTGGATTTATTGGATCATCATTGGTGGTACGGTGGATTTCTTGGATCATCATCATTGGTGGTAGTGTGGATTTCTTGGATCATCATCATTGGTGGTAGTGTGGATTTCTTGGATCATCATCATTGGTGGTAGTGTGGATTTATTGGATCATCATTGGTGGTAGTGTGGATTTCTTGGATCATCATTGGCTGTAGTGTGGATTTCTTGGGTCATCATTGGCTGTAGTGTGGTATTCTTGGGTCATCATTGGCTGTAGTGTGGATTTCTTGGATCATCATTGGCTGCAGTGTGGATTTCTTGGATCATCATTGGCTGCAGTGTGGATTTCTTGGATCATCATTGGCTGCAGTGTGGATTTCTTGGATCATTATTGGTTGTAGTGCCGGTTGAAGCTAGTAGATCCCCATTGGTTGTAGTGGGGATTCTGTGTATCCCTATAGACTATAGCACTTCAGGAATCATCATTGTACTGCAGACATTTTGGACTTTGTACTGAGCACTGAGAACACTCGTTGGGCCCAATCACAGAACAGTCTGAACTGTAGTAGCAGCTCCTGGGAAGACTGTAACACATCAAactgggaggggggaggaggcggcatcgagggagagggaggagagagacgctGAGCATCAACTCTCATCATCTATGAGGagaacggtgagagagagagggatggtttaTATTTCCTGTCTGAAGTGCTAGGCTAGACTAATGTTCCTCCCATCCAAGGAATGTGATGCAACAAGCCTTAATGTAATGATTGAAACTGAGTGCAAGAACTGCAGAGTTATACCATTATTAGTTCATCACACAGTGTAAAAACAGTAGAACGATCTGATAAAATCTCATATGTATAATATATCCAAATGATATAAATGTACTAAGCTGCATTATGTTTCAGCCATATTAGTGTTGAACAGAGCAGTTACCTGATGCTCTAGCATGCTGGTGAGAGACTTGATGAGTGACATCATCTGTCCCAGTTTAGGGAGAGCAGGGTGGTGGTGTTTCCTTGATGCTCTGCTCAACCAGGCAAAGTGGTGCTCAAATGACTTCAGGTCCGCgtggagctgagagagagtgggtctcatctggaggagagaagaagagggaggggggcagggtGGTGAAGAAAGAGCGATTTAGTATCAATGTCTGGGACATGAAATGTCTGGGCCTTCATCTGGAAGGCAGAaagacatggacacacacaacGTAAAACACATTTACCTCAAGGGAGTTGATGTCACTGGCCCTGTTGTTCATTAGTGGCAGGGACTTAAATCTATGCTGTTCTGGGTCTGTCTCGAACGCATGTTCCTTCTGTAAGAAAAACAGACAAAACAACAGTCAACTATATCCTCACAAATTTGCACATCCTCACAAGAGTCACGTAAGCATAAGGAAAGTATTACtccagcagcacctagatcagaTGACTGTCTGGTCTGGCCAGGACTAGAGACCCTAGCTTTCCCTGAGAAAAGTGTGGTCGGGTCAGGGAGAGCTCACCCAGATCGTAACCCCGAAAACGTCAACAATAAGAGCAAGTGGCCTGAAACCACAGGATGTTTTCTACTGGGAGAAGTGGAGAACAACATATGCTGTGACTAAGAGAGCTCCGAGTGGGATAGACAACACAGAGCTGCAGGGAAACTCCAGGGTCGCAGCTATTAAAAAGTCTGAGATGACGTATTGCTGTGTAGTAATGTGTGTACAATCCCCAGAGTCTGTTTTCACTCCTCACAGCCACCactagggggagacagaccaCATCACAGCAGACTccgggtggggggggtggggggggggggggggggggtgggggggtgggggggggggggggcactgctaCTGGCTACTATATCTCTGTGGGCCCTTAACAGGTGAAGAAGTGATTTATGAGTAGAATGTAAATGACTGAGAATGACGTGAAGCACAACAGTGACTGATGCCGTGTGCGTCAGAGCACCAATCAGTGGAGAAACATAACAGCATTAGGAAAACATGATGGATGGTGGTACACAATGGGTTGTGTACACTTAATGCTTCCTCATGCTATTGTGGTGTTCTGTCCTCATTGTGCTTTTACCATCGTGTTTTgctattattgttgttgttgctattgtTGATTTCCCAtcgctctctcatccctccctcactGACTTGCTTCTGTCTTTTACAAAAGACCACTAATGTTTGTGGCTTAATGTTTTGTCTTTCTTTCAGAAGTATCCCACCCCTCTTATCCCTTTCACCCCTCTTATCCCTTTCACCCCTCTTTGGGTTATTTCTCCTGctttcctctctaccttctctcttacaccctgttacacacacacacacacacacacacacacacacacacacacacacacacaggctggtgACCACTTCTCATGCACCTCTCTCTGATCTCTTTATCTGCTCAGTCTCAGCATGTAATTCTCTTATCCTCCCTTTCTCGTTCTCTCCATCATGACCTCACTCAACTGAACCTtgcaatacacccccccccccctccccccaacaaTCTTCCTGAATGCAAATTCTGGAATGTGATAAATCTCTGTGATTTTTATCAGGTCACTTTGCTGTGGCGACCAAAAACCAAACACTAAACACCACACCTACACAACTATTTACAGCACcctcaatgcacacacacacttgaaaacGCACAACAGACATGTAGAaacattacacagacacacacacatatgtattgCTTTTTTGCGGGGACTTTCCATTGTCTCCAATTCTATTTTTCTTTCCTAGCCTTGACCCCTGTTCAGTGGAACTCCGCACAAGAAGAAAAGAAACCAAAAGAAATGCTTCATGTCAGTGAAAAATGAACACAACATTTTGTCAAAGCAGCATATTGTGCAGAGTTCTCTTCTTTGATAGCTTCTTCCTCATCTGGCCCCCATACTACACTATTGCTATAGTACTGTGTCCTCATACAGagatactacacacacacttattgaACAATCCTCCTGCCAGAGACTAGAGAGTGTAACTATTTTCAGTTTTGtgtcttaaacaaatgtggtttctgaTTTACATCATATAAAAATAGAATGAATAACCAAAGATAAGGATATGTTCTGGTTCACCTGTTCAAACACATTGCTTACAGGACACTTCCAGCACATCTGTAGGCCAAACGTGCACAGCAATCATTTCCATTTCAATACAAACTCCCCAGCCGCTTTTACTTGGGCATCGAGATTAGAacaacttcaggaaacagcaccaGATAAGCAACAGGTGCCAATCCACATTCCATTTCCTCACAGCTAATAAACAGAGTTAATCAGTTCCAGAAATAACTATTACCGGTAGTTACTTTCTATTCTCTTTGAGTGTGTTTCTACTCCAGGTAGAAGATGTCCATAgccacagatctaggaccagcgTACCTGCCCACAATCATAACCCTTAGCATTAACACTAAACTGACCTGAAATCAGTGTCTAGAGGCAACTTTCACCTACTATGAGGGCTCCATCAGGCCCTGTGGTATCAGGTGACCAGTCAGACCAGGGCGTTGAGTCAGATCTCCCCACGGTCAGTCGGCCCTCCAGTTGGTCCTGTCTGGATTAAGGCTGACCTCATATTGTGAAATCTCTACTGTTCTTGCCCTGACTGTCCTTCTCACACAGCTAAGAGACTCTTAATACACTGGCTGACACAACACAAGCAGGTTAACGTAGCCAGGAGAATAAGACGTCTAAGTCAACTGTCCAATTCAGCTGTCCAGAGTTGTATTGCGTCACAGTCAGGGAGAGTGAGGCTATTGGACAAAAACTTCAGCCAGTCTCTTTTCATGTGCCTCAGGTAACTGGACATGCATGGCATGATCACCACCACACAATCAATACAGTACCCAGATCAGTATAGCAATCTCCCCATCATGACATCAGAAGTGAGTACAGTACCATTCCACTCACCAATAGATCTGCTGTGATCTGCCTCAGATTATTCGTCTGATTGGCCAATCTATCCAGTTCGTGCACGACGTTCGGCCGTCGGTAGGGGGCGGGGACGGCAGACGTAAATAAAGGAAGCTGGGCCAATAGCAGCGAgagcagcagagaggaggaggagtcgacAAGCACTGCAGGGTGGGAGGAAACGGAAGCAATTATTAGGTTTATATGACCACAGAGAAGAGCTGTCATGTCGATATAATGATAATGACCTCGGGGTACGGCTGTCAACTCTCCAGAGATATTGCACCATAATGTAAACATAAACCCAGACTTGGCAGTGGAATCCTTCAGAGTTGCACAAAGCCAGCAGAGTCATGTTTTCACAGGTTGAATCCAAATCATTCAATCCTATGACTCATAATATCATTAAcattaacaacacctgcacagttATCAACGTTCCTGAATGCCTCTAATGGTCACACCTGCAATACGACACATCAGTTGTTGGATGTGACCAGAGTCCTAAATGCAAATCACTTGACCTAAATCATTACATGCTATGACACACTATAATATTATGTTCATCTCCTTCACAATTATCGACTTTCATGAACGCCTCCAAATGTTACACCTCCAATAGTATACATCAGTTGTTGGATGACATGCATTACACAGCCTAAACCAAGACAGTTTTGTAACAGTAAGCTCATTCATTCCTTCTCTTTCAAGTTCAAATACAAGGTAAAGAAAGTCCCAATTGCTGCTGAAATGATAAATGCCTGTGTAATTACAGGAGAACCACAAGAAGCACAAGCCAGGACTCAGGAGAGCATCACTCCTTGTTCAAACTTTAACCACCTGCTGGTATAAGACGTCAGTGTCTAGGCTTCTTGAAACAAATGGATCACTCAGTGGTCACTGAACATGGCAATGCTTAGCTGCAATTAAGTAACATTTGCATGCTCAGTAATTGCATTTGAATATGGAATAGCCCAATCAATGATCATACCCTCAGAATCTTGTCAGCATATTATTATGCCAGCATATTGGACATAGACTTAACTAAACAAGACACGTTAGAGAGAAAGGATGATAAGAAGAAAATTAagaaaaaattgaaagaataatGGCTTTTGAAAGAAACAaatcaaaggcacttacatttcaTATTTGTTCGTTTCCAATAAATAAATGCACGACTTGCAGTAAATAAATAGTTCAAATAAGGTAagaaaattaataaataaatcgAACTCCGGAAATTGTCACGTGCTCCAGTTTCTTCTGCCTTTCACACTCCGCGAAAAGAGTGGAGGCAAGAGATTGCAGAAGAGGAAAGAACgagagaatgaatgaatgaaaaagTAGAGGAATGAGGGCGAACAATCcaataaagaaataaaatacaATGCCTCCAAACTTTTTGTTCCGTAAAGTTTGAGTTTAGTTCTAGTTATGAACTGATAGTGACGATAGACAGACACTCAGACAAATGGTTAGGGAGGGATAGACGAATGAGTGCAGAGAGAGGGACGCGAGCGTGTGTAAGTCAAATTTTCGCGCAGTGAAATGTTTAGGCTTGTTTTAAACGTCCTTTTATAAAGACTGGGCTGTATGACACATCGACTGAGTCACCGACATTCATTCATAAAAACACACGtgctccctctttcctcctcccctccctgccAGAGCTGTCTCTCCCTTAGCAAATTTTTCAAAATGTTCCgttgttttttcattttttttcggTCTGTATCACTTTCTCTCTTCCATCCTGTCCCTATCTCCAGTAGTCTACACTTCCTCCGTCGCATCCCGCTACCAATTTATCAGTCCATCTACCTCTATCTTTCCATCTCCAaatctcttcccccctctctctatcactgcaGAAGTTTAAAAAGGCCATTGTTTAATTTTATATCAGTCTATCTCCAGTCCTGTATCCTTTATACAGTGGATCTaccttgttttctctctctctccctctcattgttTATTGTGTTAAAAATGGTTTTTGACTGTGGCTTTACAGTAGGACTCTGCTCCATATGGCACGTCCCCCACTTCATAGTCCATACACAGAGCAAacacctctctcacccccccactCTCCTTTTTTTACAGACAGCCACTCCTGAGACATCATCCTGTTATTTCCACTTTCCCCCcttcttttttctctccctctctccctctccagggtgaaggaaagagtgagagacagagcggGACGGGAGAGAGGTGTTGTCAAGAAGGGGCCTAGTGTTGCATAGAAACAGTGACTGGACTCCAGTCCAGTAGTACAGTGTCAGGGAGGGGGAATAATATGGGGTtaaaacagtacacacacacacacacacacacacacacacacacacacacacacacacacacacacacacacacacacacacacacacacacacacacacacacacacacacacacacacacacacacacacacacagcataatgcacacacacacacacatacacacagcataatgcacacacacacatacatggcagaattaatacacacacaaacaaacaaagatgTGCAAACAAGCAGGCACACATGCACcagtctcacaaacacacactttctcaGTCACTGACTGAGCGGCCCTGGAAACGCCCCGTCAGGTGAAGTAAAGCATAGCACAGTGTTGTAAAAAGGCAGAAATTAGTTTCCAGTCATCGAGACAGAGGATTAATGCAGCATAGACATAAACCCCAGGGGAGTGggcctgtggacacacacacacacacacacacacacacacacacacacacacacacacacacacacacacacacagtcacacttaCTGTATAAACGAGCACATGtgcactcacactcactcacgtccacacacacaaacacacaaacacacaaacacacatgcactcactcactcactcactcactcactcactcactcactcactcactcactcactcactcacacacacacacacactcataaaccAACAAAAGGATAAAATGCTTAGAGGGTGGGTCTTCAAGGGAGAACATCAGACACACTAATAATGATGTGGGTAGTGGGTACAAGTGTTAAGTGatgggcctacacacacacacacacacacacacacacacacacagatacacagatacactaATAAACACACTGACACTTATGAGGGCATAGTGGCGAGGAGGCTGGGTGGTAGAGGTGTTGTGGGAAACAAGTAGTATTCTCTTTTCCTGGGTCAACAGCAGAcaagaaaagaggggagaggaggagaggaaatggaTGAATGTGGTGGACCGAGGGATATATTGATACACTCGCTCTATTTAATTTCCCACATCAAAGGGCTGTTTGAAGACACAGCTGGGGCAAGAAGAAAAGAAAGAGTGAAGTtagtcactctccctccctcgttccctctctctctttctctccgtctgcCTACCATGATGGGGGTCTCCTGGGTGGTTCTGAGGCACTGAGAGTCTGTTAGACAATCTGCCAGTGGTGATCACTCATATCACTCATACACATTGTCACtctatgtgtgtgagtgagagggaggggaagcacatgtatgcagtgtgtgtttgtgtgctcatGGGGGGCTATTTGTTGGGAAAGAAGGCCTATGTgccatggtgtgtgtatgtgtgttaggaGAAGgggtagtgtgagtgtgtgtgtgcaaatgtgagtgtgagtgtgtgtgcatgtgtgtgggtaaTTAGTAGGCTGGTGGTGTGAGTGTGGTGTATATATGTGTACAAGAACataaagtttgtgtgtgtgtggcctcgaTGTGCTACCCATTACATCACCAATGTGTATAAACCACCGGAGGAGGAGTAGCAGAGTGAGACACTGAATTAAACCTGCAACACATCAGAGAGAACGGAACCTGTGACATGGTCTATACCcgccgtgagtgtgtgtgttaaaatGTTAGACGTCAGAAGAACCTGtatcacggcgtactacagccctccctatgtctgt harbors:
- the LOC139379578 gene encoding interleukin-11-like, producing MKLLVDSSSSLLLSLLLAQLPLFTSAVPAPYRRPNVVHELDRLANQTNNLRQITADLLKEHAFETDPEQHRFKSLPLMNNRASDINSLEMRPTLSQLHADLKSFEHHFAWLSRASRKHHHPALPKLGQMMSLIKSLTSMLEHQMMRVDAQRLSPPSPSMPPPPPSQFDVLQSSQELLLQFRLFCDWAQRVFSVLSTKSKMSAVQ